CGGCCCTCTCGTCGAGCGCCTCTCCGGGACCCCGCGTGCCCGAGCCGACCAGGCGCTCGACCGGTGGGCGGGCGAGCAGGACGTGTGGCTGCGCCGGGCGGCGCTCCTCGCGGCGACGCGCCCGCTCCGGGCGGGCGGCGGCGACTGGGACGCGTTCGTCCGCCGCGCCCGCACCGCGCAGGCCGCGCCCCGCGGCGGTCACGACGTGGTGCGCGAGGCGGTCGAGCGGGTGCGGGAGACCGCGCGGGAGACGCGGCCGGACCTCGCCTGACGCCTCCCCCGCGCCCGGGTACGTTCGTGTCATGACCTTCGACGACGACGCCCGCATCGACAGCAGCAAGGTCACCCGGCGGCGCGGCGGCCGAGGACGCACGACCGGCATCGCGGCCGGCGGCGGCGGTCTCCTCGTGGTGGTCGCGGTGATCCTCGTGCAGCAGTTCACGGGCGTCGACCTCTCGCAGCTCGTGGGCGGGGCGGGCGGCTCCGGGGCGGGCGGCTCCTCGCAGGAGCAGGACGAGGCGATCGAGGGCTGCACGACCGGCGCCGAGGCGAACGCCAGCGTCGAGTGCCGCATGGCGGGCGCGGCCGACTCGCTCGACACGTACTGGACCACCGCGGCAGCCGAGGTCGGCGTCGCCGACTACGTGCGCCCGGACTTCTCGCTGTTCTCCGACGCGACGAGCACCGGCTGCGGCGAGGCCACGAGCGCCACCGGTCCCTTCTACTGCCCGCCGGACCGGCGCCTCTTCGTCGACACGACGTTCTTCGACGAGCTGCGCACGCGCTTCGGCGCCTCGGGCGGGCCGCTCGCGCAGATGTACGTCGTCGGCCACGAGTGGGGCCACCACATCCAGCAGCTCTCGGGCGCGTTCGACCGCGCGGACCGCAGCGGCGCGGGGCAGGACTCCGACTCGGTGCGGCTCGAGGTGCAGGCCGACTGCTACGCCGGCGCGTGGGTCGGCGCCGCCGCCCAGGTGCGGGACGACTCCGGGGTCGCGTTCCTCGAGCCCGTCAGCGCGACCGAGGTGGCCGACGCGCTCGACGCCGCGGCCGCCGTGGGCGACGACCGCATCCAGGCCCAGTCGGGCGGCGGGGTGGATCCGGACACCTGGACCCACGGATCCGCCGAGCAGCGCCAGCGCTGGTTCGAGGCCGGCCGCGCGGGCGGACCCACGGCGTGCGACACGTTCTCCGTGCCGGGCAGCGCGCTCTAGGCCGTGCGCTCCCGGAGCGTCGGCCTACTCCGGGGCGGGCGCGGGCGGATCCGTGCGGAAGCCGACCAACCGATGCGTGCCGTCGCAGTAGGGCTTGATCGAGGAGACCCCGCAGCGGCACAGCGCGACGGTGCTGCGCGTCCGCGGCACCGGACGGCCCGCGGGGTCCACGATCTCGAAGTCGCCGCGCACGAGCAGCGGTCCGTCCGGGTACGCGATGATGCGCGCCGGCTCGGGGGCGGACGACCGGGCGGACGACCGGGCGGGCGCCGGGCCCGACGCGGAGGCCCTGTCGGCGGACGACGCGCTCACGCGGCGACCACGGCGGCGGTCGATCCCTCGCGCAACGACGACCGGCCGGCCTGCCAGCTCGCCAGCACGTGCGCGCCGACCCAGCCCTCGACCTCGAGGCACGCGGCCGCGCCGAACAGCACGTCGTCGAGCAGCTCGGGCTCGGACTCCACGAGCCCGCCCGCGAGGTCGTGCGCCGCGATCTGCTCGTGCACGGCGTCCGCCTCGACGTGCTCGTCGTAGTACCAGGCGACGTCGTCGCCGAAGCCGAGGCGGCGGATCCCGCTGGCGTAGAGGCGGCTGGGCACGCTCGAGGTCATCTCGAACGCGGCGAGGTGGCCGACGATGGCGCCGCGGAGGCGCCGGTGCAGGCCGAACAGCGACATGGCGTTGGAGGACGCGAGCGTGATCGCGGGCACGTCGTCGAGGTACGCGCCGTAGCGGTCGTCGAGGCCGACGCCGCGGAGCGTCGCGCCGAAGATGGACGCGTGCACGCGCTCGGGCCGGCCGCCGCCGTACTCGTCGGCCTGGATCTCCACGAGGGCGGCCTTGGCGCGGCCGCGGAGGCGCGGGATCGCCCAGGAGTGCGGGTCGGCCTCGCCGAGCGTGTAGATCGACCGCTGCACGAGGAACTCGCAGAGCTGCTCCACGCTCGCCTTCCGCGCGACGAAGCGCGACAGGGACGGGCCGGAGTCCGCCGAGGTGAGCGCGAAGAGCGCGGCCGCGACGCCCGCGGACGTGGGCTCCGGGCGCTCGGGCACGGCGATGCGCTCGCGCAGGGCGGCCTCGAACGCGCGCTCGAGGATCCCGCGCACGGCGATCAGCCGCGGGTCCCACTCGCGGTCGTCGTCCACGCCGTCGAGGCCGGCGTGGTGGAGCTCGTAGAGGCAGAACAGGGCCAGCTGGACGTCGTCGTCGCGGACGACGTCGTCCGTCGCGGCGAGCGCCTCCGCGGCGAGCGCCGCGAGGTCGGGGGCGGAGGCGATGGCGCGGGCGTCGGCGGCGGCGGTGCCGGGTCCAGGCGCGACCGGCGCGGCGGATCCGCCGGCGAGGTCGACGAGGAGCGCCGCGCTGAGGGGTCCGCGCGCGGCGGGGAGGGGCGACGGGAGGGTGCGCACCGCTTCGTGGGCGGTCGCGAGCAGATCGGTCATGCCTCCACACTGCTCCGCCCGCGGTCGGCCCGGCCGGGCGTGTCGGCGTCTCCCCCGGGCAGCGGTAAGGGCTCGGGGGCGGGCCGCGCGGCCTGCGGGTGCGCCGTCACCACCCGGCGCATGTGTTGACATGATTTATCCCATCGGATTGAGTTAAGTCGATGGCGACGAGGCCAGGTCGTCCGCCGCGCGGACGCGCCCGCGCCTCGCACGGCCATCCGCACGCCGCCCGCGGTCCGCCGCGCCATCGACTGGAGATGACCATGCCCCCCACCACCGCGCTCGCCGAGGCCCGCGTCGCCCGCTTCGTGCAGGACCGCCTGACGCCCCACATCCACCGCCGCCGGATCCCGCTCGCCATCGAGGCGTGGGACGCGCCCGGCGAGCCGGTGCCGTTCGCGGAGGCCGTGCGGCAGGACTACCGGCCGTTCGCGGTCGGCACGCCGTGGAGCAGGGCGTGGGGCACGACGTGGTTCCATGTCACCGGCACCGTGCCGGAGGACGGGGCCGCCGCGGGCACGGCGCTCGAGGTGCTCGTCGACCTCGGCTTCAGCGACCGCCAGCCCGGGTTCCAGGCCGAGGGCCTCGTGCACCGGCCCGACGGCAGCGTCGTCAAGGCGATCGAGCCGTGCAACGGCTACGTGCCGCTCGCCGCGATCGGGGCGGGCACCGCGCCCGGCACCCCCATCGACCTCTGGATAGAGGCGGCCTCCAACCCCGACGTCGGCGGGAACTCCTTCTACGGCGAGACGCCGCTCGGCGACCTCGCGACCGCGGGCGACGACCCCATCTACACGCTCCGGACCATGGAGCTCGCGTGGCGCGACGAGGCGGTCTGGGAGCTCGACCGCGACGTCTGGACGCTGCAGGGGCTCATGGGCCAGCTGGATCCGGCGTCGTCGCGACGCGCGGAGATCCTCGCGGCGCTCGAGCGGGCGTGCGACGCGGTGGACCCCGACGACGTCGCCGGGACCGCCGCCGCCGGCCGGGACGCGCTCCGGGCCGTGCTCGCCGCGCCCGCGCACGCCAGCGCGCACCGGGTCACCGCGGTCGGCCACGCGCACATCGACTCGGCGTGGCTCTGGCCC
The genomic region above belongs to Clavibacter phaseoli and contains:
- a CDS encoding neutral zinc metallopeptidase → MTFDDDARIDSSKVTRRRGGRGRTTGIAAGGGGLLVVVAVILVQQFTGVDLSQLVGGAGGSGAGGSSQEQDEAIEGCTTGAEANASVECRMAGAADSLDTYWTTAAAEVGVADYVRPDFSLFSDATSTGCGEATSATGPFYCPPDRRLFVDTTFFDELRTRFGASGGPLAQMYVVGHEWGHHIQQLSGAFDRADRSGAGQDSDSVRLEVQADCYAGAWVGAAAQVRDDSGVAFLEPVSATEVADALDAAAAVGDDRIQAQSGGGVDPDTWTHGSAEQRQRWFEAGRAGGPTACDTFSVPGSAL
- a CDS encoding CDGSH iron-sulfur domain-containing protein, which produces MSASSADRASASGPAPARSSARSSAPEPARIIAYPDGPLLVRGDFEIVDPAGRPVPRTRSTVALCRCGVSSIKPYCDGTHRLVGFRTDPPAPAPE
- a CDS encoding iron-containing redox enzyme family protein — its product is MTDLLATAHEAVRTLPSPLPAARGPLSAALLVDLAGGSAAPVAPGPGTAAADARAIASAPDLAALAAEALAATDDVVRDDDVQLALFCLYELHHAGLDGVDDDREWDPRLIAVRGILERAFEAALRERIAVPERPEPTSAGVAAALFALTSADSGPSLSRFVARKASVEQLCEFLVQRSIYTLGEADPHSWAIPRLRGRAKAALVEIQADEYGGGRPERVHASIFGATLRGVGLDDRYGAYLDDVPAITLASSNAMSLFGLHRRLRGAIVGHLAAFEMTSSVPSRLYASGIRRLGFGDDVAWYYDEHVEADAVHEQIAAHDLAGGLVESEPELLDDVLFGAAACLEVEGWVGAHVLASWQAGRSSLREGSTAAVVAA